The sequence below is a genomic window from Ipomoea triloba cultivar NCNSP0323 chromosome 10, ASM357664v1.
ATGATTTTGATTGTGATTTGAGGGGTTTGGATCAATTGAGGGATGGAGCAAGGGATTGAGAATTTGATATCTGCTAGGAAATCTCTGCGGAGTAATTTGGAGAAATCAAAGGCACTAGGTTTGTCGCTTCAGAAAGCTGGGCCTAGATTTGCTGAGATTAGTCAGCGGTTGCCGTCTCTGGAGGCGGCAGTTCGACCAATTAGGGCTCAGAAGGATGCTCTTTCGGCTGTTGCGGGTCATATTAACCGTGCAGTGGTTCCTGCCACTGCTGTGCTCAAGGTGTTTGATGCTATTCATGGGCTTGAGAAGTCTTTATCTGATCCCCAATCGGATCTCGTGGGCTACCTGGGGGTGCTGAAGAGGCTTGAAGAGGCTTTGAGGTTCTTGGGAGAGAATTGCGAGATGGCCATTCAGTGGTTGGCTGACATCGTGGAGTACCTTGAGGACCACCGGGTTGCGGATGGCAGGTTTATTTCCAATTTGAAAGAGGAACTCAGTGGTCTGCGCAAATTGCAAAGCGGGGACGAAAAAGCTCGCCTTGATGGAGGGCTTCTTGTGATTGCTCTTGACAGATTAGAGAATGAGTTCCGGCGCCTCTTGACAGAAAATAGTGTTCCATTGCCAATGTCAGATCCTCCCTTACCAGGGGAGCAGGCCTGCATAGCTCCATCTCCTCTCCCAGTTTTTGTCATACAGAGACTACAGGCAATTCTTGGCCGATTGATTGCCAACAATAGACTAGAGAACTGCATTTCCATCTATGTTGAGGTTCGCAGTTCAAATGTCCGGGCAAGTTTGCAGGCACTTAACCTGGATTACCTTGAGATTTCTGTTTCTGAGTTCAATGATGTGCTGAGCATAGAAGGCCACATAGCTCAGTGGGGTAGGCATTTAGAGTTTGCAGTTAAGCATCTTTTTGAGGCTGAATATAAACTATGTAATGATGTGTTTGAGAGGTTAGGATTGGATGTGTGGATGAGTTGCTTTGCTAAGATAGCCGCACAGGCAGGGATTCTTGCATTCCTTCAATTTGGAAAGACCGTTACCGAGAGTAAGAAGGATCCAATCAAGTTATTAAAGTTGTTGGATATCTTCTCATCATTAAACAAGCTAAGATTGGATTTTAATAGGCTTTTCGGTGGGACAGCTTGTGCTGATATCCAAAATCTCACAAGAGATCTCATCAAAAGGGTGATTGAAGGGGCCTGTGAAATCTTTTGGGAACTTTTGCTTCAAGTTGAATTGCAGCGGCAAACACCACCTCCTTCAGATGGCAGTGTTCCAAAACTGGTTATCTTTATCACTGAGTATTGCAATAAGTTGTTAGGGGATGATTATAAGCAAATCCTCACCCAAGTTCTGGTCATTGAAAGAAGTTGGAAGCACGAAAAATTTCAAGAGCGGCTTCTCATTGATGAGTTACTGAATATTATGAAAGCAGTTGAACTGAATTTAGAAACATGGTCAAAGGGCTATCAAGACAGTGTGTTGTCGTATGTTTTCTTGATGAACAATCATTGGCATTTGTACAAACATTTGAAAGGAACAAAGCTCGGGACCCTACTGGGAGATTCTTGGTTACGAGAGCACGAACAGTACAAGGATTACTATTCTGCATTCTTCTTGAAAGAGAGCTGGTCCAAGCTTCCTGCTTTGTTAAGCCGGGAAGGTCTTATTTTGTTCTCAGGTGGGCGTGCTACTGCTCGTGATCTTGTCAAGAAAAGACTGAAAGCTTTCAACGAGGCTTTTGATGACATGTATAAGAAACAGTCCAACTGGGTCATGCTTGACAAAGACCTACGAGAAAAGACATGCCAAATGATAATTCAGGCAATAGTTCCTGTATATCGGAGCTACATGCAGAACTACGGGCCATTAGTTGAACAAGATGCAAGTGCCAgcaaatatgcaaaatacaCAGTTCAGACTCTTGAGAAAATGCTCAACTCTCTATTTCATCCCAGGCCAGTGAGACATGGCAGTTTTAAAGTCCGGCAGCCTAGTGGAAAATTCAACAATAGCGTTACAGATCAGCTTCCGAGTTCTCCTAACATGAAATAAATGGTTGAGGATTACTGGTAAGGCCATggttaaaatgaaaaaggaaccTTGAAGTCCTACACCTCTGTGTTGTAGATGGTC
It includes:
- the LOC116032160 gene encoding exocyst complex component EXO70A1; translated protein: MEQGIENLISARKSLRSNLEKSKALGLSLQKAGPRFAEISQRLPSLEAAVRPIRAQKDALSAVAGHINRAVVPATAVLKVFDAIHGLEKSLSDPQSDLVGYLGVLKRLEEALRFLGENCEMAIQWLADIVEYLEDHRVADGRFISNLKEELSGLRKLQSGDEKARLDGGLLVIALDRLENEFRRLLTENSVPLPMSDPPLPGEQACIAPSPLPVFVIQRLQAILGRLIANNRLENCISIYVEVRSSNVRASLQALNLDYLEISVSEFNDVLSIEGHIAQWGRHLEFAVKHLFEAEYKLCNDVFERLGLDVWMSCFAKIAAQAGILAFLQFGKTVTESKKDPIKLLKLLDIFSSLNKLRLDFNRLFGGTACADIQNLTRDLIKRVIEGACEIFWELLLQVELQRQTPPPSDGSVPKLVIFITEYCNKLLGDDYKQILTQVLVIERSWKHEKFQERLLIDELLNIMKAVELNLETWSKGYQDSVLSYVFLMNNHWHLYKHLKGTKLGTLLGDSWLREHEQYKDYYSAFFLKESWSKLPALLSREGLILFSGGRATARDLVKKRLKAFNEAFDDMYKKQSNWVMLDKDLREKTCQMIIQAIVPVYRSYMQNYGPLVEQDASASKYAKYTVQTLEKMLNSLFHPRPVRHGSFKVRQPSGKFNNSVTDQLPSSPNMK